Below is a genomic region from Sorghum bicolor cultivar BTx623 chromosome 9, Sorghum_bicolor_NCBIv3, whole genome shotgun sequence.
TGTTCTTGTGCCCTGCAGCCATTGGTGTATCGCCCAAGCTTCTCCCGTCAGTGCTTCTTGGATAATGTGTTGCGGCGCAAGCTGCATGCATGGGCCCAGCTTTATATACAAAGTGAACCTGGTAGGCTGCTGATCGGTCACTATCTTTTCTATATCTATATTTGTATCTATATCTATTCTTCTTATCTCTGTCTGTTCTTCTGTATATATGTATCCATATCTATATCCTATATATCTctatatctactatctactatttAATAATATATAACTATCTTTTCTATATCTATATTTGTATCTATATCTATTCTTCTTATCTCTGTCTGTTCTTCTGTATATATGTATCCATATCTATATCCTATATATCTctatatctactatctactatttaataatatataatataataatatattcttctatatctatatatattctATCTACTACTTAATATGTATCTATATATCTctatatctactatctactatttAATAATATATGATATAATAATATATTCTTCTATATCTCAATATATTCTATCTACTACTTAATATGTATCTATATATCTctatatctactatctactatttAATAATATATGATATAATAATATATTCTTCTATATCTCTATATATTCTATCTACTACTTAATATGTATCTATATATCTctatatctactatctactatttAATAATATATGATATAATAATATATTCTTCTATATCTCTATATATTCTATCTACTACTTAATATGTATCTATATCTACATTATTTTGTTCATATTCTTTGACGGCCACAAgtcccaaaagaaaaaaaatgcacaAAAGTAATGCAAGAGTGCTCTAGTAGGCTACAGCTTGTCCCTGAAAACTAGAGAAGAACACCGATGGCCCGATGAGACGATGATGAATTCAGTAGGATACATGGGTCTGAATGTATGTAATGCAAGACTAAGCAGTGTGGATTTCAATGCCAGTCCCAGGCTACAAGTCGATCAGATCAAGGAAATCTACCACATCCAACAAATCCACTAAAATACTAAATATCATCTATAATTCTATATCTCCAAATCAAACAAGCAGACAGCAGAAAGGTTCTCTATCTCATACGCTGTTGCCACTCCAATACCAGTCTACTACACTGAACCTCTGAAAAAATGAAGTCATGACAGCAGAGAAATATCTGCCCCAAAACAAATGGagcaaaaagaaaataagacAAGATCTGAGCAGCATTTTGCCAATTAGTCAGACACTGCAGAATGCTGTTCTGGAAACTAATAAACGAAAGAGTgaagagagacagagacagacCATTCAGGCTTGTTGCTGAGGTAATGAGCTCCATCTGGTAGGGAACCCCCTCCTTTCTCTCCAGCATAAAGCACCCTCTCGAGAAGAGGTCTACCATACAAACCTCTGAAAACGAAGTCAAGACAGCAGAAAAATTTCTGCCCCAAAACAGTTGGATTGTAGAAAAGAAGGACATGAACAGAGTGGACTTTGACAATCACTCGTCAGATATTGTTGAATACTGCACCAAACATTTTCATTACCATGTGCTTGAAAAAATATCCAGGCCAGAAATATGCCCATATATAGAAGATAACCTGATGCTCAGGCTATCACCAATTCACCACAGGAGAACAGAAAATCAAGAAAGCAAGGCACAACATAATGCACACCACAAGCACAAAAGCAGCTCCATTATTTGGTACCCACATTACAGTAGCATAGGATCAAGAGATGCCATGGTCTCTGAACAAAACCGGCAACAGAAGGTAAGATGCACAATGGCAACAGCCAGAACTGAGTACTCAAGACACGGCACTGCATTATTCCAACTCAATCATGCATCCAGGCTACAGACGCGACACCTATCCACACCACTGACAACGACTGATCAGATAAATGGATGGAGTCCACCAGGTAGCACCAAAGCAGAAGGCACTTATGCGTTCACCTTGGGCGCCCATCCCGCAATCACGTGCTCCTCGGATGGCTTAGTCTTGACAAAAGATTCACGGCTGAAAAGAGCCTGCACAAAGACAAAAGTGAGCTCGGTTATTTGATTCTGTAGTACAGGTTATGGAGCTGATAGTGAAATGCAATCACTTGAGCACTTGTGTACCTTGGTGTAGGCGTGGACGTTGGTTAGGTTTTCTGGGATCTTCCAGCCTTTGAAATGCTCTAGTGCGACCTGGAGGTGGAAGAGCTTTGGCGCAAGGCTTAGATCAGCCGCTGACACATTGTCCCCATTGATGTAAGGGCCCTGCAAACACCAGAGTATTGATAATGACATTAGGAAAGACATGGTTCAATCAGATATGATGGTGAGACTAAGCAATGCCAGAGCAAAAAGTCATCAAATCAAACCAAAAATGATTTGTGTCCTATCCAAACAGGTAAAGTGCACAGAAGAATGTGTTGTGTCTATTTCCCTGCTGAAAGCAGCAGCCATACCAAAACAGCAGCCATATCAAAAAGTAAGAGGTCAAGCATTTAACTTACATGAGCTTTGAGATGCTCATCCAGTGCCTGCAGCTCATCCAGAAGCGCCTTCTCTGAACCATCACTAGCATCCTTGCTCTTCAAGAACTTGACAAAGGCTGGGAAAATCTTTGATCCCCTGTCATTACAACCATATCAGATTATGTGGCATAAGCACTAAGACAATTGCTGAAGCTCAAAATTGAAATGCACAGCAACACAATAATGGAGATAGGAATCTTGCAAGTTAAAGTATTTCACAAGCAAATCAGACGCTTGACAGATCCTATTGCTGCTTCTCATACTGAAACTCATGACCAGTATGCCTGAGAAATATATTACTTCCTTTTTCTTTAGTAGCCTGCATAGTTTTAAATCTCCCGCTATTGCTGCCGCTATAGCCCGCTATAGCCTTTTAAGGCAGGGTACCGCTCTTTGTGTTCATGTACAATTTAGCCGCTATATCCCGCTATAGCCCGATTTAGCTCCGCTATTAGCTGTTTCAGACATAAACCGCTAAACACcttagcccgctatttaaaaccTTAGCCTGTGAAAATTACAAGTAAAACCCTACTAGATTGTGATTCTTCAGGTGTATGAA
It encodes:
- the LOC8067349 gene encoding glutathione S-transferase DHAR2 — translated: MAAVEVCVKAAAGKPDTLGDCPFSQRVLLTLEEKKVPYEVKLVDLGNKPEWFLEINPEGKVPVLKGDDGKCIADSDVITQVIEEKFPTPSLVTPPEYASVGSKIFPAFVKFLKSKDASDGSEKALLDELQALDEHLKAHGPYINGDNVSAADLSLAPKLFHLQVALEHFKGWKIPENLTNVHAYTKALFSRESFVKTKPSEEHVIAGWAPKVNA